A genomic segment from Dechloromonas denitrificans encodes:
- a CDS encoding GntR family transcriptional regulator → MTRIVPTALYQEVAERLRQRIFAHELTPGTWIDEQKLAEQYGISRTPLREALKVLASEGLVELKPRRGCYVTEISRRDLDDIFPLMAMLEGRCASEAVRRAKAADMTALKAIHEQLESAAREGRIDAFFEANQEFHRKIQELSGNRWLLSVIQDLRKVLKLSRLHSLSLEGRLQQSLDEHRVIMAALEAGDSTKAEKLMHDHLLSGREALAKIQDPAVKTA, encoded by the coding sequence ATGACCCGTATTGTTCCCACCGCGCTCTACCAGGAAGTTGCCGAACGTTTGCGGCAACGCATCTTTGCGCACGAGCTGACGCCTGGCACCTGGATCGATGAACAGAAGCTGGCCGAGCAATACGGTATTTCCCGGACACCGCTGCGCGAAGCCCTCAAGGTTCTCGCCTCCGAGGGGCTGGTCGAGTTGAAGCCACGCCGCGGCTGCTACGTTACGGAAATTTCCCGCCGCGACCTCGACGACATTTTCCCGCTCATGGCCATGCTGGAGGGACGCTGTGCCTCGGAAGCCGTCCGTCGCGCCAAGGCGGCCGACATGACGGCCCTGAAGGCCATCCATGAACAACTGGAGTCGGCTGCCCGCGAAGGCAGAATTGATGCTTTTTTTGAAGCCAACCAGGAATTTCACAGGAAAATCCAGGAATTGTCCGGCAACCGCTGGCTGCTTTCGGTCATCCAGGATCTTCGCAAGGTGCTCAAGCTTTCTCGCCTGCACTCGCTGTCACTCGAAGGCCGCCTGCAGCAATCGCTTGATGAACACCGGGTAATCATGGCCGCCCTTGAAGCCGGCGATAGCACCAAGGCCGAAAAGCTGATGCACGACCACCTGCTTTCCGGCCGGGAAGCGCTGGCAAAGATTCAGGACCCTGCCGTCAAAACAGCCTGA